The following proteins come from a genomic window of Oncorhynchus kisutch isolate 150728-3 unplaced genomic scaffold, Okis_V2 Okis06b-Okis10b_hom, whole genome shotgun sequence:
- the LOC109885690 gene encoding zinc finger protein 665-like: MNREEGVLMDEIEKSLWNLTEDNLRYLCEHHGHDGSELKAMDHRSLRRKIMEEMWDNTDSMKSEEQGISWLVQLKEDIRRILEDASSAPSSPLQAEDASSAPSSPLQAEDASSAPSSPLQAEDASSAPSSPLQAEDASSAPSSPLQAEDAVDCDEEWSGEGGAGLPSNGLEAESMSPRQSNDAADCDVKDKDWLPSNRLEAEFSPERHTLEKRVRGDTSLPPPSTLLKTLCRASPGTALIWGLKRVSVQLMDCRKTPGQKTSKKTHSCPQCGKSFATKDILERHLLTHTGEKQENICAECGNVFSTFCNLTRHLKTHTGEKCHVSETTCSECRKTFSTHSSLRRHLLTHTGEKPYVCPREKNLNDPSNLKKHIFRTHSGEHFEEEPSENNVGSSEHDGAIKKQVLHPCAHCGKKLSTKTRLTIHLKTHTGEKPHVCPDCGKSFAFLPSFTKHQKLSHSEHECSVCGKVFNQPGALRSHQRTHTGEKPHLCSDCGKSFCFRSSLRRHQVLHAGDSAKPHVCSVCGKGFRDSGYLKKHQSIHSGEKPHLCSNCGKTFTSFLSLTNHSKSHRLDGNQFQCPECKRHFPTKERLTSHRRTHTGEKPFCCSQCHKRFSHSNSYQRHLRMHSGEKPFVCPLCGKRFNDSSNLRTHVRRHKGEKVGKTQVSEPCPHCGKRLASKAGLETHLRIHTGEKPHLCAICGKRFTFLSALRRHQKTQHREQVAKPHVCSVCGKGFVESGALKKHVVTHEEKQHLCSDCGKSFRVLQALSIHQRTKHQKTNEQVRENNSYLCLTCGQEFNSKHRLVIHERKHTGEKPYQCSLCGRCFADKTNMRRHQTVHTGEKPFQCSVCDMKFSQVASLIRHRLIHSGHKPHHCTYCDKSFSQSNTLKTHILTHTGEKPYQCPDCGKGFTEKKAIKKHRNDTHGTGAHSNTLLSHRD; this comes from the exons ATGAATCGAGAGGAGGGAGTGTTGATGGATGAAATCGAAAAGAGTTTATGGAATTTGACTGAGGACAATTTACGTTACTTGTGTGAACATCATGGACATGATGGATCTGAACTTAAAGCAATGGATCATCGCTCGTTGCGGCGTAAAATCATGGAGGAAATGTGGGACAATACGGATTCAATGAAATCAGAGGAGCAGGGAATATCTTGGTTAGTCCAACTGAAAGAGGACATCCGAAGGATACTGGAGGATGCTAGCAGTGCACCCTCGAGTCCCCTCCAGGCTGAGGATGCTAGCAGTGCACCCTCGAGTCCCCTTCAGGCTGAGGATGCTAGCAGTGCACCCTCGAGTCCCCTCCAGGCTGAGGATGCTAGCAGTGCACCCTCAAGTCCCCTCCAGGCTGAGGATGCTAGCAGTGCACCCTCGAGTCCCCTCCAGGCTGAGGATGCTGTAGACTGTGATGAAGAGTGGAGCGGAGAGGGAGGGGCTGGGTTACCTAGCAACGGGTTGGAGGCGGAGTCCATGAGTCCCAGACAATCCAACGACGCTGCAGACTGCGACGTGAAGGACAAGGATTGGTTACCTAGCAACAGACTGGAGGCGGAGTTTTCTCCAGAAAGGCACACACTAGAGAAAAGAGTGAGAGGC GACACGTCTCTCCcgcccccctccactctcctgAAGACCCTGTGTCGTGCCTCTCCCGGTACCGCCTTAATTTGGGGTCTGAAGAGGGTGTCTGTGCAGCTgatggactgcaggaaaacaccaGGGCAGAAAACCTCCAAGAAAACCCACTCCTGTcctcagtgtgggaagagttttgccaCAAAAGACATTCTGGAGCGACATCTGCTAactcacactggagagaaacagGAAAATATATGCGCTGAATGTGGAAACGTATTCAGTACATTTTGCAACCTTACCAGGCATCTGAAAACTCATACTGGAGAGAAATGTCATGTTTCTGAAACCACATGCTCTGAATGCAGAAAGACATTCAGTACACATTCCAGTCTTAGGAGACATCTGCTAactcacactggagagaaaccgtacGTTTGTCCTCGTGAGAAGAATTTAAATGATCCAAGCAACTTAAAGAAACACATCTTTAGAACTCACTCAGGAGAACATTTTGAAGAGGAACCTTCCGAAAACAATGTTGGTTCCTCAGAACATGATGGGGCCATAAAAAAACAAGTCCTTCATCCATGTGCTCACTGTGGTAAGAAGTTGTCAACCAAAACAAGACTAACGATTCACCTGAAGacccacactggagagaaacctcatGTCTGCCCCGACTGCGGGAAGAGCTTTGctttccttccctccttcactAAACATCAGAAACTTAGTCATTCAGAGCACGAATGTTCAGTGTGTGGGAAAGTCTTTAATCAACCAGGAGCCTTGAGGTCCCATCAAAGAacccacactggagagaaaccccACCTCTGCTccgactgtgggaagagtttctgtTTTCGTTCGTCTCTGAGAAGACATCAGGTACTCCACGCAGGAGACAGTGCGAAGCCCCACGTGTGCTCTGTTTGTGGGAAAGGCTTCAGAGATTCTGGATACTTAAAAAAACACCAATCCATCCATTCAGGAGAGAAACCTCACCTCTGCTCCAATTGTGGAAAAACTTTCACGTCCTTCCTTAGCTTGACAAATCATTCCAAATCACATCGTCTAGATGGAAACCAATTCCAATGCCCTGAATGTAAGCGCCATTTCCCAACAAAGGAAAGGCTGACAAGCCACCGGAGGACGCATACTGGTGAAAAACCGTTCTGCTGCTCCCAATGCCACAAGCGCTTCTCTCATTCAAATAGTTATCAAAGGCACCTTCGTATGCACTCCGGTGAAAAACCCTTTGTGTGTCCTCTCTGTGGGAAGCGATTTAATGACTCTTCGAACCTTAGAACACATGTTAGAAGACATAAAGGAGAAAAGGTAGGAAAGACACAGGTCTCTGAGCCATGCCCTCACTGTGGAAAGAGGCTGGCTTCTAAGGCAGGGTTAGAGACCCACCTGCGGatccacactggagagaaacctcacCTCTGTGCCATCTGCGGCAAGCGATTTACCTTCCTCTCCGCCTTGAGAAGACATCAGAAAACGCAGCACAGAGAGCAAGTAGCGAAGCCGCACGTCTGTTCTGTCTGTGGGAAAGGCTTCGTGGAGTCTGGAGCGCTGAAGAAACATGTGGTGACCCATGAGGAGAAACAGCACCTTTGCTCAGATTGCGGGAAGAGTTTTAGGGTGCTTCAGGCCTTGTCGATTCATCAGAGAACCAAGCATCAGAAAACAAATGAGCAAGTAAGAGAAAACAATTCATACCTCTGTCTTACTTGCGGCCAGGAATTCAATTCGAAGCATAGATTGGTAATCCACGAGAGAaagcacacaggagagaaaccttaccaaTGCTCTCTGTGTGGCAGGTGCTTCGCTGATAAGACTAACATGAGACGTCACCAGACAgtgcacacaggagagaaaccattccAATGCTCCGTCTGTGACATGAAGTTCTCTCAAGTCGCCTCTTTAATACGGCACCGGCTAATACACTCGGGTCACAAACCGCACCACTGCACTTACTGTGACAAGAGTTTCTCTCAGTCGAACACGCTGAAAACGCACATACTAACCCACACCGGAGAGAAACCGTACCAGTGCCCCGACTGCGGGAAGGGTTTCACTGAAAAGAAAGCCATTAAGAAACACCGAAACGACACACACGGGACAGGAGCACACAGCAACACACTGCTTTCTCATAGAGATTGA